In Synergistales bacterium, the genomic stretch GGGACGCTACCCCATCGTCAGCCTCATGGGCACCGCCTCGTCCATCGCGGAACACCGGGGGGCCATCGACGCCGCGCTGTCCTCGGCCGAAGGGGGGACCCCGCCGCTGGAAGAAGAAAGGGCCTTCGGCTACGGAGCCACCCGGGAGAGCTTCCGGCACACCGTGGGCCCCGCAGCGGCGATGGACGGCGCCATTGCGCTGGCCGACAGCTCGGGCTCCGTGGAATCCCCGAAAATACGCATCTTCGACGCCCGGGGGGAGCGCATCGCCCAGTGGGGCAGCAGAGGAAAGGGCGAACCGGGGACCTTCTCCTATCCCCAGGCACTGGCCTTCGGCCCCGACGGCTCGCTCTACGTAGCCGACAAGGGGTACAGCGTGAAGGCCCATGTCCAGCGCTTCACCAGGGAGGGGAAACCCCTGAAGAGGCTGAAGCTGGACAGGGAATCACTGGGGGAGAAAGGCATCTACAACCCCTCACACCTGGCCGTCACCGCATCGGGCAACGTGGTTGTCGTGGGGGCTACGGAGATCACGAAGGGGACAGAACGGGTACTGGTGTTGTCCGCGGAAGGAGAGCTCCAGTCCGCCTGGGAGATCGGCGAGACCCTCGGGATCGCGGCCCTCCCAGGGGATCGGATCGTCGCCGTGGTCCCCCGGCCCGGCAACGACAGGGCGGAGATGTTCGCCGTCTACAGTCTGGAGGGGGAAAAGCTGCTGGAGTGGCCGTACTACGGAAGCGATCTCCCCTCCACACCCGGTGACGAGGAGGTCTACTTCAGTCCCGAAGAGATCGCCGCCGACAGCATGGGGCGCATCTACGTCTACGACGACAGCTCGGAGGCCATCTGGATCTACGGACCCCGGGGGGACCTCCGAAACGTCCTCCCCACAGGGAAGACCTACGGGATCGTCATGGGGATGGCCGTCACCCCTGCAGGCCATCTGGTTATCCAGGACCGTCCGGGCGGATACAGCCCGGGAGAACCGCAACTCCACCTCCTGCGCAACGCCGCTCCGGCGCAGACGGTAGAACAGACCGCCGGAAGCCCGGGAACCGCTCCGGAATCGGTACGGCACCTGCAACAGGAGCTGGACCGGCTGCGGAAGGCGCTGGCCTTCCTGGAGGAGGCCGCGGCCCTGGAGGAGAGGGGAAACCGCAGGGGCGCCCTGGCCGCCTACAGAGAAAGCCTGAAACTCCACCCCGTTCCCGAGCTGGAAGCCTACATCGCCGCCCTGGCGCAGCGGGTCCCGGAGAGGGATCAGGCGGATGCCGGTGACGCCCTGCACTCCCTGGCGCTCTTTGTCAGCCGCCCCCCCGCGCCGGAAACCCTGGAGGTCTACCGGGGACGGCGCAACACCCCCCTCTCGTTCACCATCACCGGCCGAACCACCGGGACGGTCTGGGGCAGCGGCGTCTACGCCGACACCTCCGACCCGGGCACCGCCGCGGTCCACGCAGGCCTCCTGCAGCCCGGGGAGCGGGGCACCCTGACGGTCATCCTCCTCCCCGGACGGGAGGGATACCTTCCCAGCACACAAAACGGCGTAACCACACAGCCGCTGGATCGTTGCGGGGGGAGCTTCGTCTTCACCGAGCCCCCCTACTGAAGGGGGCCACCGCAACACACCGGGCCGGAGGAGGAGCCCCCTGCCGCCGGGAGTGCTATCATTGGTCCCGGAGGCACCCAGTGACCGGAGCCCGGGACGGTGACAGCCGGAGTTCCCGGTGCTCCGGAGACAGGCGTGCCGGAGGAGGGAACACCATGGAGAAGAAAGCGCGGATCTTCGTCACCCGGAGGATCCCGGAAGCGGGACTGGCGAGACTGCGGGAGGAGACGGCGATGACCCTCTGGGACAGAAGCGAGGAGATCGTCCCCCGGGAGCGTCTGATGGAGATGGCGCCGCAGATCGAGGGACTCCTCGCCCTGCCCAGCGAGTCCATCGACAGGGAGTTCTTCGAGGCCGCATCCCGTCTGCGGATCGTGAGCAACTACGCCGTGGGATACGACAACATCGATGTCCAGGCGGCCCGCGACGCCGGGGTGATGGTCGCCAACACCCCCGATGTCCTGACCGACGCCACGGCGGACCTGGCCTTCGCCCTCATCCTGACCGCCTGCCGCCGGGTCGCCGAAGGGGAACGGCTGGTCCGTTCGGGGCGGTGGAAGAGCTGGGGTCCGGAGCTGCTCCTGGGCAAGGAGGTGACGGGAGCCTCCCTGGGCATCGTCGGCCTGGGACGCATCGGCATGGCCGTGGCGGAACGGGCGGCGGGCTTCCGGATGCCGCTGTTCTACACCGGCACCGGACCGAAGGAGGAGGCCCGCAGGGTCGGCGCCGACTGGCTGGAGATCGGGGAGCTGCTGGCGACCTGCGAGATCGTCTCGCTCCACTGCCCTCTCACGCCGGAGACCTACCACCTCATCGGCGAGGAGGAGCTTGGGCTGATGCGCGACGACGCGGTGCTCATCAATACAGGCCGCGGCGGCCTGGTGGACCAGGAGGCCCTCTACAGGGCCCTCAAGGAGGGCCGGGTCGCCGCAGCGGGGCTCGACGTCTTCGAGCCGGAACCGCTGCCGGCGGACCATCCTCTGCTCACCCTGGACAACTGCGTGGCCGCGCCCCATATCGGCAGCGCCAGCCGGAAGGCCCGGGACGCCATGGCCGAGCTGGCGGCGGCCAACCTGCTGGCCGGTCTGCGGGGCGGGGAGCCGCCGGCCCGTGTCTGCTGACAGGGCGGCCCGGCTCAGTCCTCTGCGGTCTCGGAGAGGAGACTGATCCGGAAGAGCCCCGAGGCGATGGAAAAGCCCATGGTCCCCAGCATCGCGTCGGCGGAAACGCTCTCCCCGCCTTCCAGGTTGAGGCTCGGGGGATCCATCGAGAGATCCCTCCCCGTGCTGGACTGGTTGACCGTGTAGAGACCGTTCACCAGATTGAGGAACTCCAGGATCGACGACTCCGCCAGTTCGTCAAAGCCGGGGATCTCCTCCTCCGCAAAGCGGGAGGCGATCTCCAGCAGTACCGGGGGACGTGCGCTGAGGAGGGTGGAGACCGAGATCCCTGCATCGTTGTAGAGCCGCTGCCGTACCAGACCGTGCTCCTCCGGCAGCGGCTCCTCGCCGAGATCCACGGGGATGGCCTGCCTGTCGACAAAACGGGTGACGCAGCGGTTGAAGAGGTAGAAGTATTCCAGGTACCGCTCGTAGGCAAAGCCTTCACCGAACTCCTCCGCCAGCGGGGCGAGAGAGATGGTGCTGCTCAACCCATAGGCGATCCCGCCGCCCGGGGACAGCTGGCCCTCCTCTTCGTAGGCCCGGCGTGCCTCTTCCATTCTCCCGGCGTCGAGCACACCCCGCCGGAGGAGCACCGTGGAGAGGCGTTCGGCGTGGTTTTTCTGTCTCTCCAGGAGCAGACTCAGCTGCTCCTCGGTCAGGTACCCCAGGGAGACGGCGATCTCGCCGAAGCGGGCGTCCTGCTGTTTCTGCACCCTGCCGATCTCATCCAGCTTCCCCTCGTCCAGGAGCCCTTCGCAGACGGCAAGAGCGCCGATCTCGATATGGCTGCGCTCCGCCTCGGCCAGGGCTTCCCGCAGATCGGCCAGCGGCACGATGCGCTCCCTGAGCAGATACTCGCCGAAGAGCCGGTTAAACATCTCTCGATCCCCCCCTGTCCTGACGCGCGTCATCGATGACCCGGGCGAGGCGTTTCGCTTCCATCGGTTTCTGGAGAAAGTCCATGGCTCCCAGATCGATCGCCCGCTTCAGGTTGGCCTGGGTTCCCGTGGAGGAGGCCATCACCACCCTGGCACGGGGATCGTATTCCATGATCCGCTCCAGCGCCGCAAGACCGTCCATACCGGACATGACGATATCCAGCATCACGAGATCGGGGCGATCCCGCTTGTAGATCTCCACAACCTCTCCGCCGTCGGCAGCCTCCATGATCCGCTCCACCTCAAGGGCCTCCAGCTGGTCGCGCAGCTGTTTCCGCGCGAGCATCGAATCGTCTCCAACCAGAACGGTAAAGGGATGCGCTTGCTCCACCATGACACGATCATACCCCTTTCGTGTAGTGACCTCTCTCGCTTCCGATCCATCGGCTTCCCCCGAAGGCCTTCTTCCCCTCTCCCGTGCCGAAACCGCTGCATCTTCCTGTCGCTACAGAGACTGTACCACAAGGGGGAAACCCTGATAGAATATTGCGAACAGACGAAGAATAGCGTACACTATGGGCGGCCGTAATGTAGGATGATTGGACCTTTTCCACTCCACGTCACCACGATTGGTGTTAGTATAGCACCCGTGCCCGGAGAAGCTTCCCCTTACGGGTTGTTCCCCTTTCCGCTGCTCTTGCCCCGCCCGGCAACGCTCCGGACGCCGCAGGGAATGTGGTGCGCCCGGCATGATGCAAGCGCAGTCGCAGGATAGACCAGGCAG encodes the following:
- a CDS encoding response regulator translates to MVEQAHPFTVLVGDDSMLARKQLRDQLEALEVERIMEAADGGEVVEIYKRDRPDLVMLDIVMSGMDGLAALERIMEYDPRARVVMASSTGTQANLKRAIDLGAMDFLQKPMEAKRLARVIDDARQDRGGSRDV
- a CDS encoding D-glycerate dehydrogenase, whose product is MEKKARIFVTRRIPEAGLARLREETAMTLWDRSEEIVPRERLMEMAPQIEGLLALPSESIDREFFEAASRLRIVSNYAVGYDNIDVQAARDAGVMVANTPDVLTDATADLAFALILTACRRVAEGERLVRSGRWKSWGPELLLGKEVTGASLGIVGLGRIGMAVAERAAGFRMPLFYTGTGPKEEARRVGADWLEIGELLATCEIVSLHCPLTPETYHLIGEEELGLMRDDAVLINTGRGGLVDQEALYRALKEGRVAAAGLDVFEPEPLPADHPLLTLDNCVAAPHIGSASRKARDAMAELAAANLLAGLRGGEPPARVC